In the genome of Ancylomarina subtilis, one region contains:
- a CDS encoding HTH domain-containing protein encodes MDYVTYSEKLQYIKSLAKRGATGSCKELAEKLNVSESTVKRMIRCLRILGVNIKFCNYRRSYKIISED; translated from the coding sequence ATGGACTATGTTACCTATTCAGAGAAGCTTCAATACATCAAGAGTCTTGCAAAGAGAGGAGCCACAGGATCCTGTAAAGAATTAGCTGAAAAACTGAATGTTTCAGAAAGTACTGTTAAAAGAATGATTCGATGTCTTAGAATACTAGGTGTTAATATTAAGTTTTGTAATTACAGACGATCGTATAAAATTATCTCTGAAGATTGA